Genomic window (Nicotiana sylvestris chromosome 7, ASM39365v2, whole genome shotgun sequence):
GGATTACATGTAGGATAACTATTGAATGACTGCAGAATAGATGACCATTTAGGCTTCTTTTGTCCAGCAATATGCACTTGAAGAGCAATTTCCTTTGATCTGTCTTTGGCTTCTCTGCTCAGCTGTTGAAATCTTCTATCATTTCGCTCCATCCAGATGTTGTATATTACTGCTGCAAATACCACTCCTAGCAGTGCCTTTCTTGGATTCCTATTGTTTACATTGGCAATTAGCCATTGCAATTCTGTTTCTCAGTTACCAGTTGTTCTTTGGTACTCTAGCCATCTTAATATTCCTTTCCATAGACTCTGTGAGTATGAACATTCGAAGTACAAGTGGTCATGTGTCTCTTCAATATCTCTTCCACACAATGTGCATGACTGATCTACTTGAACTCCCCATTTGGCTAATTTGTCAACTGTAGCCAATCTTCTATGCATTGCCATCCATAAAATGTACTTATGTTTTGGTAGCATTCCAGTTACCATAACTAGTGTTTTCCAGTGGACTTTGGGATACTGTGGAGTAGTATGAAGGTAAGCCTTCCTGATACTGAACTTCCCATTCTGAGTGCAGGTTtgaattcttgtgaaatcattagcGCACCACTCTCTTGCTGCAAACAGTTTCCTTACTAGCCTGCTAGTTTGCCTAGGAATCTCCATAGTAGTAATGTCTTTCTTCTTCATGTAATGACAGTGAATCCACTTGATCCAGAGTTTGTCTTTCTTAGACATTATGGCCCAAAGAAGCTTAGTCAAGGCAGCTTTATTCCATCTCTCATAATCGATAATGTTTAAACCTCCAGCAGTTTCTGGTTTACACAAAGTCTCCCATGCTATAGGAGCCCTATGACTAGTGACTACCAGTCCATAGGTAATTCCTGCATATACCATTTACCAGTTTAATAACTTTTTTTGGAATAAAAAATACTTGAGCCCAGTAAGTCTGTATTTCAAACAATACATTCTTGATGAGTTGTAGTCTTCCAGTATAGGATAAAAACTTGGATGTCCAGCTTCTGATTCTGTCCACTATCCTCTCCACTAATGGCATGCATTATGCTATAGTAATTTTCCTTATGGACAGAGGTACTCCCAAATATTTGAATGGAAAACTGCCTTCTGCTAGGTGAAGCTCTGCTAGcatttttttctttgaattccCTGGGAACACCTGCTATGTACAGTGAGCTTTTTTCCAAATTTGCTTGAAGGCCTGAGACTTTGAGAATTGATCAAACACTTCCATCAACATCTTCATTGAAACCTCATCAGCTCTGCAACACATCAAGAAACCTCATCTGCAAAGCAGATGTGTATTACTTGTAGTCTGGTGCAAAGTCAACTTAACCGTTCGTTAACTCCTAACTACTGAACTGAACTGAACTGTGAGTCAGTATTACTCAGATTAGGTAAGCGCGTGTCTTTCACTTTTGACAACCCAACTGCCCATATTTGAGGCTAATACTTGATACTACCTCCGATTCACTTTAATtagttttttgatttttttttgtgattcacaatatttagttttttttttaatttttactttaattagttTTTTGATCTGTTTTTGTGAttcacaatattttttttttaatttttaaagttGCTCTTGGAGTAAAAAGCCTGAAAGTATTtatcatatttttaataaacaaactaaaattaatatggtcaattttattgttaattattactaaagatgaatttcttaatatatgtaaaaataattaaaaaatcaattaaagtgaaTGCAGGATCAGAGGACGGTTTAGAGCGTTTGATACCTTATTGTTAATTAGGTTCAATTCAATATGTTTAGCCggttttaagattttttttaacaGAAAAGACTATTGGGTTATGCAGGATTCGCAACTACGCCATATATGAGACAATGAAACCCCATATGTTTGGCATATTCGTAAGTAAATCTGGTGTACCAAGTCTATCGGATACATAATCTTCTgtttatctatatctatctatatactataactatattaaaaatacgaaggcccttagcgaaatatcgttcgtcttttttatccttttaaaatatagttcacattggacaaaatagtcattagattattttcctaatattttggaataatcatttaattattttcctaatatgtaggagtatttatttaattttttctatAATAATTAGGAGgactcatttaattattttcctaatatttaggtttttaatttttaattattgaaagtatttatcatatttttaataaacaaactaaaattaatatggtcaattttattgttaattaatactaaagatgaatttcttaatatatgtaaaaataattaaaaaaatcaattaaagtgaaTGCAGGATCAGAGGACGGTTTAGAGCGTCTGATACCTTATTGTTAATTAGGTTCAATTCAATATGTTTAGCCggttttaagatttttttttaacaGAAAAGACTATTGGGTTATGCAGGATTCACAACTACGCCATATATGAGACAATGAGACCCCATATGTTTGGCATATTCGTAAGTAAATCTGGTGTACCAAGTTTATCAGATACATAATCTTCTgtttatctatatctatctatatactataactatattaaaaatacgcaggcccttagcgaaatatcgttcgtcttttttatccttttaaaatatagTTCACATTGGACAAAATAATCATTagattattttcctaatattttggaataatcatttaattattttcctaatatataggagtatttatttaattttttctatAATAATTAGGAGtactcatttaattattttcctaatatttaggagtttaaTTTTTTAATTCTAGAATTCTTGCACTTTTCAATCCAAATTAGGATGTTTCGGCCACTTTTTAAGTGTTTGTTTTCTTAATAAAGTTGTTTGCCTTTAACTCcatataaaagagaaaaatcattaaaaaaatcataaaaagaaaaattgaaaggaAACATGTGAAAAATCTCGTGTATGTCAATGACGGAATTTTGTTCTTATTTTCAACTTTTGTATCATTCACTTATTTATTTTAGTGTTTGTACAATTCGTATAGTATTAGAAAATATCCAATtaagaatttaaataatttttgtgatttattgacttcaaaatattaaatatcaataataataaaaCTAGGATTGAAATAGCTCTTAAAATAGTATCTGTATATATGTGATACAAGAGTAAATGTTATTCCTTTTTTTATAACTAAAAGTAATAACAATAATTATGAATTAATAAATACATATAGAATATATAAATAATGTATTTGATATTATATATTATTTTCTAGAAGCATAATGTATGATTAGGTGAATggcaaataaaataaacaaattacAAAGATTATAATTGTGTGATTCCACGAAGTCGTTTGTTGAACAAGTTTTATCCCAAAAAGATCTAATAATTTActataaattaaaatattttttaatatttaagacttTCAATTACCTAAATTTTTTATTAACATTTTCTATTTGAATTATGTAGGATTCCTGTATCTATcgatattaaaagcacgaaggttttcatctaattttattttataatttagggcacattaatataatatttaagtaatTTTATATTCATTGGCATGGATGCGCGTGACTAGTTATCTAATAAAGATGTACTAGATATAACTAGTTAAGCAAAGACAATGACTACTAAAGGGAAGCACGAATAGCAGGAGTTGGCAATGCGAGCACATTAATATTTCGATTAACAGTAAGGTGCATAATCTGGAGCTGGAGTTTGGAGATCCTCCTCAGAATGATATTGTCTATAGTACTTACTACCAGATACCATTCCGAATAACATATTACATTCCTCTGATGATTCAAGGAAATTGTTGAAAATCTAACTTATTTATGAGCTATCTTACATCATACAAGATCCAACGACTAGTTGAAGATTTCATTACTGATTCTTGGATTGAATCTAAGACTACCCTTAATGCAGAGATATCAAGATTCCCTCTAAGAGTAGCTTATTGTTTTTTGGCATGCCTTTGATAGAAAGCATTTAGTCTCTTCAGTCCATCTTCCAGAGATGAAGGCTCACATACAAAGGTTATCCTGAGCCAATTCTTGAGTCCCACAGCAACACCTGCACCACATCTTATTATCAGATGTCTATACGACATAGCATCCTGCCAATTTGAGTGCAAATTCATGCAACTTATCTCACGTTCATATAATATGGTGATTTCGGTTTGTACTGCAGGAACTTTCTATATTGGACCAAATTAAAGGCTTGTTTGgtaaaacaaaaaaatcaaatgacATTACTACCAATGAATACGAAAGCTCTACGACTAAAAGCATATGAGAAACCAAGAAAGAGACATTTTATAAAACATGTCTACTGTCTTTGACAGAGTTTGGTGCTTTAAAAGAGTT
Coding sequences:
- the LOC138873090 gene encoding uncharacterized protein yields the protein MVYAGITYGLVVTSHRAPIAWETLCKPETAGGLNIIDYERWNKAALTKLLWAIMSKKDKLWIKWIHCHYMKKKDITTMEIPRQTSRLVRKLFAAREWCANDFTRIQTCTQNGKFSIRKAYLHTTPQYPKVHWKTLVMVTGMLPKHKYILWMAMHRRLATVDKLAKWGVQVDQSCTLCGRDIEETHDHLNPRKALLGVVFAAVIYNIWMERNDRRFQQLSREAKDRSKEIALQVHIAGQKKPKWSSILQSFNSYPTCNPRNILKVVNIIKGADYYNIFDS